The Mytilus galloprovincialis chromosome 2, xbMytGall1.hap1.1, whole genome shotgun sequence genome has a window encoding:
- the LOC143062641 gene encoding uncharacterized protein LOC143062641 — protein MSLLKRLHANSTDYSDGTDTRSPLNKRMSLTENDIHAQEGGGLCCNGSPKIAISADIPTDARTWTESILSPLRINQKFDISFSSYDIFGRKEEENTRPDPRHRANLGCFQIVVKSLMDFEASSVDSLTSQQIEESYKKLKSIKQCQDIQEWLDIDYMHTCTSKTDLTEMCIRILERVHQFMSQLLYMVKKRENRKSLSGGMFLQLFARYAKIFGLEVMCVPNVQDYELKIGSTTVTAEPDAIVIDPVHENAVIAVIQMSNEDDQTVRNYPRNFQANHIRSDLKHVKGQHLAQMLAVLPESAFNCKFSKPKRLYGFIIHGTEITVTSLSLLNNGFLDDLKEGCLPQENCAEMKYSTSCNILTQQGRLGLLSTLVEMSASQYML, from the exons ATGTCTCTGCTTAAACGCTTGCACGCAAACTCTACTGACTATTCAGATGGCACTGACACTCGTTCCCCTCTAAACAAAAGGATGAGTTTAACAGAAAATGACATCCATGCCCAGGAAGGGGGAGGACTATGCTGCAACGGTAGTCCAAAAATTGCCATTTCAGCTGACATTCCCACAGATGCCAGGACTTGGACAGAAAGCATTCTTTCTCCTCTTAGAATTAATCAAAAGTTTGACATTTCTTTTAGCTCATATGACATTTTTGGTAGGAAAGAAGAAGAAAACACAAGACCAGATCCAAGACACCGTGCAAACCTTGGCTGTTTCCAAATTGTAGTTAAATCATTGATGGATTTCGAGGCTTCATCTGTTGACAGTCTTACATCTCAACAAATAGAGGAGTCATATAAGAAACTGAAAAGTATAAAACAATGTCAAGATATTCAAGAATGGCTGGATATTGATTACATGCATACTTGTACTTCTAAAACTGATTTAACAGAAATGTGTATTCG GATATTGGAGAGAGTGCATCAATTCATGTCTCAGCTGTTATACATGGTCAAgaaaagagaaaacagaaaaagTCTATCAGGAGGAATGTTCTTACAACTTTTTGCTAGATATGCTAAAATATTTGGCCTTGAAGTAAT gtGTGTTCCAAATGTTCAAGATTATGAATTAAAAATTGGCAGCACCACAGTAACTGCTGAACCAGATGCCATAGTGATAGACCCAGTACATGAAAATGCAGTCATTGCTGTTATACAA ATGAGCAACGAAGACGATCAAACTGTCAGAAATTATCCAAGGAATTTTCAAGCTAACCATATTAGATCagatttaaaacatgtaaaaggacAACATCTTGCTCAAATGTTAGCTGTTCTACCTGAATCAGCATTTAATTGTAAATTTAGTAAACCAAAGCGTCTGTATGGATTTATAATTCATGGAACTGAG ATAACAGTAACATCATTATCCTTGCTAAATAATGGATTCCTGGATGATTTGAAGGAAGGATGTCTACCCCAAGAGAATTGTGCAGAAATGAAGTACAGCACAAGTTGTAACATATTAACACAGCAAGGAAGACTTGGTCTACTATCTACACTGGTGGAGATGTCAGCATCTCAGTACATGTTGTAG
- the LOC143061965 gene encoding uncharacterized protein LOC143061965 gives MAIVEDASLEHLQMLLGDNKELPVRRQSILTDVIQAYEDPQLVGQRLVIRFEGELGQDAGGLTKDLFSAFWDAAFKTYFVGERCCVPFLSIHRFSESSIFPILGRILTHGTALTGVFPIRLCRSSVFSIIHGTPCENEEMLLSDLLMYLTDFEPQVSKTALEDLNIKLTPRTINHLTDMFIRFGVSILPKADTFRQLMVNLARFLNQSKPQSLTVNNEQECSNA, from the exons ATGGCTATTGTTGAAGATGCAA GTCTTGAACATCTTCAAATGCTTCTGGGAGATAATAAAGAACTGCCAGTTAGAAGACAGTCAATCTTGACAGACGTTATCCAGGCTTATGAAGATCCACAACTGGTAGGTCAACGTCTTGTCATAAGGTTTGAGGGTGAACTTGGACAGGACGCAGGTGGTCTGACAAAAGATTTATTTTCTGCCTTTTGGGATGCAGCGTTCAAGACTTATTTTGTTGGAGAAAGATGCTGTGTACCTTTCTTGTCCATACACAGATTTTCCGAATCTAGTATCTTCCCAATACTTGGCAGAATTTTGACCCATGGAACAGCACTAACAGGTGTATTTCCGATAAGACTTTGTAGATCATCAGTATTTTCAATAATACACGGTACACCATGTGAAAATGAAGAGATGTTGCTCAGCGACTTATTAATGTATCTTACAGATTTCGAGCCACAGGTATCAAAAACAGCTCTAGAAGATTTGAATATTAAGCTAACTCCAAGGACGATAAACCACTTAACAGACATGTTCATCAGATTTGGTGTTTCTATTTTACCCAAGGCAGATACCTTCCGACAACTGATGGTGAACCTGGCACG GTTTCTGAACCAGTCTAAACCACAAAGCTTAACAGTAAACAATGAACAAGAGTGTTCAAATGCTTAA